The genomic interval CAGCGCCGCTGTGTGCTGGGGCAGCGCCAGCAGCTCGGCGCGGCCGATCCGCACCCGCCGGCCGCCGCCCTCGACCGTCAACCGCCAGTCCTCCCCCGTCTCCCGGGTCCGGATGCCGACGGCCGCGGCGGTCTTGTTGATCTGGAAGCCGTTCGGGCCGCTGTCCGGCTCCCGGCCACCGTGCGGCGCCAGCAGGGCCGTCCGCCGCCACCAGCCGCCGAGGCTCTGCCCGGCGGTCGTCGTGAACAGCAGCAGCGAACCGGCGCCGACCAGCCCCAGCGCTCCCCGCCGGGTCATGGTCGGCCGGTCCGGCCGGGCCGCCACCAGCCCGGTGTCATCGGCCGCCGCATCCGGGTCGGTGCGCTCGCGCAACGCCCGTACGGTCCGCGGCAGTCGCAGCACCACATGCACGGCGAACGCCCCCATGAACACCCACGCGCCGTAGAAGTGCAGCGGATAGAACGACCCGGGGAAGACGTACTCCAGCTGGACGTTGAGGATGCCGGTGACGAACTCGAAGAGCGCTCCGCCGACCAGCAACAGCAGCGAGAGCCGCTCCAGCGCATGGCCGGGGGACCGGGCCGGCGGCAGGGTGAAGAGCTTCGGGATCACCGACCACAACTTCGCCAGCAGGACGGGCACCAGCGCGATCCCGACGGTGACGTGCAGTCCCTGGGTGAGCCGGTAGAGCCAGGTGGGGCCGGTCGGCCAGCTGAAGAGGTAGAAGCCCAGCAGGCCCTTGTCGGGCGTCTTGTCGTTGACACCGCCGGCCAGATCCGGGTTGTACGCGGCGTACGACAGCAGACCGGTGACGAACAGCAGCGTGATCCCGGCCAGCAGGACGATGCCGAGCAGCGCGGTCAGCCGCGGACCGCGCAGCGGGCTGCGCCAGGGGGACGGCGATGCCGAAGAAGGGGGAGGGGAGGCGGAAGGGAGCGGAGAAGGGGAGGAGGGGCGAGGGGGAGGGGCACTCATGGTGTGTCCTTGGCGATCGACGCAGCGAAGGCCCGACCGCCGGGGCCAGTTCGGCGGCCGGACCGGAGGGGCCCGGCTTCGACGGTATGCCGCGACCGGTGCGCCGAGGGGGCCGTGACGCATGACGAAACTCTGACGTCGGGGGCCGGCGCACCCTTCGCCGGCCGGGCCCCGGGGAAATCTGACGGAACGGTGACGCCGCTGCCGTCGAACGGCCGTTGCGGCCGGCCGACGCCTAGCGTGCCGCTGTGACCTCCCGTGCGACCTCCCGAGAAGCCTCCCGCCCGGCCTCCCCTCCGGCCCCCGCAGAACGTGCCGCAGAACGTGCCGCAGAACGTGCCGCAGAACGCACCGAAGAACGCACCGCGGGCCGCCTCGATCTGGCGGCCGTCGCGGGCGGCGCCCTCCTCGTCACGGTCGCCGCGCTGGTCGGCACCGCCATCGAGCGCGCCGACGGCAGCCTGCACGTCAACTGGCCTCCGCTGTACGCCTCGTGGTTCCCGCACCTGGGCCCCGGCACCCCCGCCGCGCTCGCGGTCGCCGTCGTGGTGACCGTCCACGGGCCGTCCCTCGCGGCCCGGTTGCCCTGGCGCCGCCTCGTCCTCACGGGCTGGGCCGCCGCCCTGGCCTGGACGGGGTCGCTGGCGCTGGTAGACGGCTGGCGGACCGGTATCGCGAACCGGCTCACCACCGCGTACGAGTACCTCACCGTCATCCGCCGCTTCGACGACCTCGGGCCGGCGCTGCGCGACTTCACCCATCACATCCTCAACAACGCGCCGGACCACTGGCCCGCCCACGTCGCCGGGCATCCACCGGCCGCCGTCCTCACCTTCGTCGGCCTGGACCGCATCGGTCTGGGCGGTGGCGGCTGGGCCGGCCTCTGGTGCATCACGGCCGGCACCTCCGCCGTGGCCGCGGTCCTCATCGGGCTGCGCGCCCTCACCGACGAGGCCACCGCCCGCCGGGCCGCCCCGTTCCTCGTACTGACCCCGGCCGCCGTCTGGATGGGCACCTCGGCGGACGGCTACTTCGCGGCCGTCGCCGCCTGGTCCCTGGCGCCGCTCGCCCTCGCCGCCACCGGCCGCGCCCTCCCCCGGCGATCGCCGGGAGGCGCCCCCATGCGGGCCGCCGCCGCCTTGGCCTCCGGCCTCCTCTTCGGTCTGACCTGTTACCTCTCCTACGGCCTCACCCTGATCGCGCTGATCGCCGCGGCGATCCTGCTGCTCACCCGCACCGTGCGCCCGCTGCCCCTCCTGGCGGCCGGGGCACTGGCCGTCGCCGCCGTGTTCACCCTCGCCGGATTCAGCTGGTGGGAGGGGTACCGGCTCCTGGTCGAGCGCTACTACCAGGGCGCCGCGGCGGTGCGCCCGTACGCCTACTGGGTGTGGGGCAACCTCGCCTGCACCGTCCTGATCACCGGCCCGGCGACGGTGGCCGCGCTGCGCCGCACGCTCGCGGCGGCCCCCGCCGCCCTGCGCGGGCTCCGCCCGTCCACCGGGCCGCTGCGTGCCCCCTCCGGCCGGCTGGTCGTCCTCGTCACGGCCGTACTGCTCGCCGTGCTGGTCGCCGACCTCTCCGGGATGAGCAAGGCGGAGACCGAACGCATCTGGCTGCCGTTCGCCGTCTGGCTGCCGGCGGCCTGCGCCCTGCTGCCCGCCCACCGGCACCGCGCTTGGCTGGCCGCCCAGGCCGCACTGGCCCTCCTGGTCAACCACCTTTTGTACACCGGATGGTGACGGTGTTTCAGGAGGGGGTGCGAGTCAGGCCAGGTAGGGTCGGGTCGAGTTGACCCGGCCGGGGCGCAGGATGCGGATCGGGCCGAGGTTGCACGACGGGCAGTCGGTGAGGGTCAGCGGCGAGCGGACCCGGGCACCGCGGGCGAAGTAGTCGGCGCGCCGGTGGCCGGCCAGATCCGTGGTGTGCCGGATCTCGTACTCCTCCTCCCAGCCGTGTCCACAGTGCAGACAGACGAATGAATAGGCCTCGTGAACCGTCTCGGTGTCCCGTTCCATGGTCATCACGCCCTCTCGGGCCCGCCGCGCTCGCGCCGGGCCGGATGCATGCCGCACCTCCCATTATTGCGCTCGGCAAGGGGGTTCGCGGGCCCGGATCCCCGTCCCCGCGATGACCTTGGGAAGGGCCCGCCACCAGGCACGATGCCGCAGCCGGTATAAAGGCGCCATGGGGCACGACGCGCAGCGCGCACCGCGGCAGGCCGGGTCGGCCGCGCCCGGCGAGGATCTCGATCATGATGTCGAGGAGGTCATCGCCGCGGTGCTGACCGCCTCCCGGCTGCTGGTCGGGATCTCCGCCCGCGCGCTCGGCCGGACAGCGCCCTCGCTCACCCTGCCCCAGCTGCGGGCCCTGGTGGTGCTGGACGGCCGGGGCCCGGTCAAACTCGCCGCACTGGCCGGGGCGCTGGGCGTCAACCCGTCCACCGCGATGCGGATGGTCGACCGGCTGGAGGCGGCGGGCAGCGTCACCCGGCAGACCAACCCCGGCAACCGCCGCGAGGTCGTACTGACCCTGACGGAGGAGGGCCGCCGTCTCGTCGAGCGGGTGCTGGCCGGCCGGCACACGGAGATCGCCGAGATCGTGGCCCGGCTTCCGGCCGCCCAGCGTGCCGGGCTCATCGACTCGTTGCGCGCCCTCACCGACGCGGCGGGCGAGCCGCCCGTGGCCCCACGGCCGGCCCCGCCGCCCGAGGCTGCCGCTCCCTGAGCCGCCCTCTGGTGAGCGCCGCCCAAGGAGCCGCCCCTCACCTCCGGGTCTCCTCCAGTGCCCGGTAGACCGCCCGGACCAGGCCGCGGTTGCGCGGGTCGTCGCCCGTCGTGCCACCGCCGTACTTGTTCATGGTGTACGCGTAGGACAGCCGGTTCTCCGGATCGGCGAAGGCGTAGGAGCCGCCCGCGCCACCGTGCCCGAACGCCCCGGGATTGGGCCCCGCCTGGCCCTCGTGGTTGAGCATGTAGCCCAGGCCCCAGCGGTGTTCGCGGCCCGCCGGGGCGAGCGCATCGATCGTCAGATCACGCTCGCCCGGCCGGCTCTGCGACCGGCGCATCGCCTCCAGGGTGCCGGGACCGACGAGCTTGCCGCCCGCCAGCGCGCCGTACACGGTCGCCAGCCCATGGGCGCTGGCGTGGGCGTTGCCCGCCGGGATCTCGGCCGACCGGTAGGCGGCGCTGTTGACATCGCCGGTGGGGATGGACGTCAGCGCCAGCATCACCACGGCCAGCGGATGGTCGGACAGCGCGCGGAACGGCGGCGTGGGCGCGCCGGGGAACTGCTCGGCGAGCCGTGCCGCGTCCAGCTGCCCGACCATGTCCGCACAGCGGGCGTGCTCCTCGGCGGGGGTGCCGATGAACACCCCCGCGTCCAGCGGCCCGGTGATCTCACTGCGCAGGAACGCGCCGAGGGACTGTCCGGTGACCCGCCGTACGACCTCGCCCACCAGGTATCCGAACGTCACCGCGTGGTAGCCCTGCGCGGTGCCCGGCTCCCACCACGGCGGGGTCGCCGCGAGGGTGGCGCACACGGCGTCCCAGTCGTAGGCGTACCCCGCGGGGAGCGGCTCACGGGGCGCGATCAGACCGGCGCGGTGGCTGAGCAGCCAGCGCACGGGTATGTCCTGCTTCCCGGCCTGCCCGAACTCGGGCCAGTAGCGCACCACCGGCGCATCGAGGTCCAACTCGCCCCGGTCCACGAGGAGATGGGCGCACAGGGCGGTCATCCCCTTGGACGTCGAGTAGACATTGACGAGGGTGTCGCGCTCCCAGGCGCGGGTCCCGGCGGCGTCCGCGCGGCCGCCCCACAGGTCGACCACCGCCTCGCCCTCCACGGTCACCGTGACCGCCGCGCCGATGTCGCCGTGCTCGCTGAAGTTCCGCTCGAACGCCTCCCGTACGCCGGTGAAGCCCGGTGCGCAGCGGCCGTCGACGATGGCTGGTCCCATGAGTGGCTCTCCTCGCGTCGTCCGTGTCCGGTGGTCCCCGTACTGCCGTGCTCCCGTGCTGTCCGTGCTCCCGTACGCGCGTACGCGCGTACGGCGTCCCGTACCGGATGATCCGTCCAGGCCGATGCCCATGGCAACGATGTGGGTCCGGACGGCGCAGCGGCGCGTGTCCGGATTCCGCCCCCTGCCGGTGATCACCGGCCCGCCCGGACCGCACCATGGTCATCATGACTGCGACCGAGCCCGCGACCGCCGGAACCGCCCAGACGGAGACCGGGACCGAGATCGAGACGGCCTCCGATGCCGGTACCGCCCCCGGCCCTGGCCCCGGGACCGGGAGTGCGCCCGGGGCCCCGGCAGGACCGGTCCGCCCCGTCGAGGCCCTGCTGCTCGTCGATCTCCAGTCGGCCTTCGTCGCGGGCGGCGAGGCGGTGCCCGACGCGGCGCGGGTGCTCGACCGGAGCCGTGCCCTGCTCGCCCGGGCCCGTGCCGCGGGGGCCCTCGTCGTCCATCTGCAGAACGACGGCGCTCCCGGAACCGTCGACGAGCCGCATACGCCCGGCTGGCGGCTCCACCTCCCCGTGGCGCCCGGGCCCCGCGAGACCGTGGTCCGCAAGACCGGGGACGACGGCTTCGACGGCACCCCGCTCGGCGCCCTGCTCACCGACGCGGGCGTCGAGGCGCTGACGCTCTGCGGGGTGCTCTCCGAGATGTGCGTGAGCGCCACCGCCCGCACCGCCCTGGCCCGCGACTTCCGGGTCGTCCTGCCGCACGACGCACACGCCACCTACGACGTGCCGGCGGCGCCCGGCATCGGCGAGAGCGTGCCGGCCGCCCTGGCCTCCCGTGCGGCGGAGTGGGCCCTGGGCGACGATGTCGAGATCGTCGCGCGTGCCGCCGAGGTCACCTTCACCGCCGCCCGACCCGGTTGCGGGACCGGTTCCCGGGCCGGATCCCGTACCGAGCGATGAATCCGGCCCCCGGACGCGGTCTGTCCCACCGAACCCGAAGACCACGCAACCCGGAGGACACCATGTCTGCCACCCCGCGCCCGGCCCCTGCCGCCGTCCAGCCGGTGATCGTCACCCCCGACCTCGACCGTCTGCAGGCCTTCTACACCGGATTGCTGGGCGCCGAGGAGTTCACCCGGGTGCCCGAGGAGGGCCCGGTCTTCTTCGTCGGGCTGCGGCTCGACGGCTCGGAGCTGGGCCTCGTGGCCGACCCGGGCGTCGCGACCGGCACCCCGACCCGGATCCTGCTGAGCTTCGCCGTCGCGGACGTCGACGCGCTGCTGGACCGGGTCGAGCCGCTCGGCGGCACGGTGCGCGGCCCCGCCAACGACATGCCCTGGGGCATGCGGGTCGCCCATGTCCAGGATCCGGACGGCAACGCGGTCAACCTCACCCAACCGGTCTGAGGGCCGCACCCGGCGGGCGACCGGCTCCCGGGCGCGGGGGCGGTGCCCGTGTACCTGCGTCCCGCGGCCTCCGGTCGCACACACCGGTCCGCCGGGCGAGCCTGGAAGCGTTCGGCTCCCGGAGGACGGCCGCAGAGGAAGGTCCCACAGTGAACAGCGCGAAACCGGCAGACACGCAGCACGTATCGGCCGAGGTGGTGGTGGAGCTGGAGAGCTGCGCGACGCAGGACGCGCATGCCGTCTTCAGCGCGCTGCGCACCTCCTTCAGCTCCGACCGGGCCCCGGACGACGTACCCGAAGAGGTCGCCGGGGCGGGCTCGACCGTGTGGACCTCGACCTTCGACGTGAGCGACCTGAAGTCCGCGGCCGAGCCCCGCCGGCTCAGCGCCCCGGTCATGGTCAGCCTCCAAGGCGGCTACTGGGCCGTCGACCAGCTCTGCAAGGGCCTGGAATCCGCGTTCACGGTGCACCTCCTCGGCACGGCCGCCGGCGACCAGGAGAAGGAAGTCGAGCTCCGGCTGGAGTCCCGCTAGCGGGCCACGCCCCGCAGTCGTTCCCGCACGTCAACGGCGCGGAGCAGCGCCCGGCCCCGGCCCCGGACCGCCCGGCGGCCGGGGGCTTTGGGGGTCCAAGATCTGTTGCGGAACCCGCCTCCCCGGGTCACCATGAAAAATGACCCATACGTGATAAATGCTCACTCTTCGTGTTTCGGGGTTCGTTGGTCCAACGAGGTGAAGGGCGTGAGCCTCGCGGTGAGGAGCCACGACATGACACTTCCCGGCGACCGGCACTACACGGTCGAACTGCATGCTTCGGCGGAGCGGGTGCCGCAGATCCGGCGGATCCTTGCCGCGCACCTGCGGTACTGGGATCTCGAACTGCATATCCCGCCCGTGTGCCGGGGAGTGGCGGAACTCCTGACCAACGTCCATCGCCATATCGGCCCGGACGCCCGGTGCGTCGTCGAACTCCGCTGGAGCGGCCGTCACCTCACCGCGTCCGTCGCCGACGGGGGCCCGCGACTGCCGAAACTGCGCTCCGCCGCCTGCGGCGGACTCTCCACCGTGGCGGCGCTCAGCGACAGTTGGGGCACCTGCGGCACCCCGGACGGCAAGGTCATCTGGTTCACCCGCCGGGTCGAGGCGACCCGCAGCTCCCGGCTGACGAGTCGCACTCCGCTGCGCAGCGTGCCCGACGCGAAGGGCCAGCCGGTGGTGCCTCCCGCGGTACCGGTCGAGCCGCTCGTCGAGCCGGTGCCGGAAGCCGCCGCGGAGGTCACCGCCGGGGCCGCGCCGGCCGCATCAGAGGTGTCCTTCGCCTGATGCGCCGTCAATGAAGGCACGAGGCGTGGCCGCCCGCCCTGCCACGCCTCGCTGCACGGAAGGTGATCGACTCACCGGCGTCGCCCGGTCACCAGCCACGCCGCGCAGCCGAGCGAGACACCGCCCGGGCCATGGTGCTCGGCCATCGCGCGACGGAGCGCGGCGCGCGCCGCGCCCCGCGCTTCCCCGCTCGCCCCGGCCAGCACCGCACGCCAGTCCGGAATGCCGAGCTGATGGGCCGTCGCGTCGTCCGGATCGGCCCCCATCCACATCGGCTCGTCGACGGGGCCGACGGAGATCTCGTCGAAACCGGCGCCGTCCAGCAGCTTCCTGATCCGGTCGGCGTCGGCGAGCGAGAACGAGCCCGGGGTGCCCGGCGCATCGAGGTCCGGCGGCTGCGCATACGGGGCGATGGCGCCGGCCGGCACGGTCAGATACGCGTTCTCCCTCAGCCGCCGCCAGCACAGGAACGCCAGCCGGCCGCCCGGGCGAAGGGCGTGTGCGATATTGCCGAAGGCTGCCTCCGGGGCAGCGAAGAACATCACGCCGAAGCGGCTGAGCGCGACATCGAAGGCGCCCCTCCCGAAACGGTGGACCTGCGCGTCCGCCTGCTCGAACGTCACCTGTCGCAGGCCCGCCGCGGTGGCGCGCTGCCGGGCCGTGCTCAGCTGTTGTCCCGACAGGTCGACGCCGAGCACCGATCCGTCCGTGGCGACCCGTGCCGCCGCCAGGCTGGTACCGCCGTTGCCGCATCCGACGTCCAGCACCCGGCTGCCGGCCCGTAAACCGGCCGCGGCCATGAGATGGGGGGTGAGGTGCCGGTATCGCGCCTCGTAGCGTTCCCGCTCCTCGGCCCAGTACTTCCCCTCCTCACCGTCCCACGCCTCCGCCTGCCGGGCGTTGCCCGTAGCGATGCTCCCCTTCGGCCGCGCCCTGCCCCTGCCGCCCGCGCGCTGATTTCCGCTCTGCGCCATCAGATGCCCCTTATACGAAAAATTCCCTGCCCGCTGCTGTGCGGCTCCCCGGCCCGGGAGTTCGTCGCGCGTACCGCGATGTGTCACACCTGGGACACCCCCCCTTCCCCGGGCCTCGTTCCTCTTGGAACACTCTGCTGACGGTCTCCTCACGACCTTGCACCACCGCACGACATCGCTCCCTGTTTCGCACATACCCCCACACACGACATCGAGGTCCCCCAAGCCATGCCTGAACTGAATCGGCGGCGTTTCCTCCAGATCGCCGGTGCCACCGCGGGTGTCTCGGCCCTGTCGGGCAGCATCGCCCGTGCCGCGGCCATCCCCGCCAAGCGACGCTCCGGCTCCATCGACGACATCGAGCATGTCGTCGTCCTGATGCAGGAGAATCGTTCCTTCGACCACTACTTCGGCTCGATGAAGGGCGTACGCGGCTTCGGCGACCCGCGCCCGCTCATCCTGGAGAACGGGAAGTCCGTCTGGCACCAGCCCGACGGCTCCCAGGACGTCCTGCCCTACCACCCGGACGCCGAGAACCTCGGCATGCAGTTCATCGAGGGGCTGAACCACGACTGGGCGGGCGGCCACAAGGCCTGGAACGACGGCAAGTACGACAGCTGGATCCCGGCCAAGGGCACCGGGACGATGGCCCATCTGACCCGCAAGGACATCCCGTTCCACTACGCGCTCGCCGATGCGTTCACCATCTGCGACTCGTACCACTGCTCGATCATCGGAGCCACCGACCCCAACCGCTACTACATGTTCTCGGGCCACGTCGGCAACGACGGCTCGGGCGGCGGCCCGGTCCTGGGCAACGAGGAGGCGGGATACAGCTGGACGACGTACCCGGAGCGGCTGCAGAAGGCCGGGGTCTCCTGGAAGATCTACCAGGACATCGGTGACGGCCTGGACGCGAACGGCAAGTGGGGCTGGATCGAGGACGCCTACCGCGGCAACTACGGCGACAACTCGCTGCTCTTCTTCAACCAGTACCGCGACGCCAAGCCCGGCGACCCGCTCTACGACAAGGCCCGCACCGGCACCAACGCCAAGCAGGGCGACGGCTACTTCGACCGGCTCAAGGCCGATGTGAAGGCCGACAAGCTCCCGCAGGTCTCCTGGGTCGCCGCCCCCGAGGCCTTCTCCGAGCACCCCAACTGGCCCGCGAACTACGGTGCCTGGTACGTCTCCCAGGTGCTGGACGCGCTCACCTCCAACCCCGAGGTGTGGAGCAAGACCGCCCTGCTCATCACGTACGACGAGAACGACGGCTACTTCGACCACGTCCTCCCGCCGTTCCCGCCGGCCTCCGCCGACCAGGGCAAGTCGACCGTCGACAGCAAGCTCGACAGCTTCGGCGGCAACGCCACCTACTCCGCCGGCCCCTACGGCCTCGGCCAGCGCGTCCCGATGCTCGTCGTCTCGCCCTGGAGCACCGGCGGTTACGTCTGCTCCGAGGTGTTCGACCACACCTCCATCATCCGGTTCCTGGAGCGCCGCTTCGGGGTGCACGAGCCCAACATCTCGCCGTGGCGGCGTGCCATCTGCGGCGACCTGACGTCGGCCTTCGACTTCGGACTGGAGAACACCAAGCCGGCCGCGCTCCCGGCCACCGACGGCTTCCAGCCGCCGGACAACGAGCGGCACGACAGCTATGTGCCGAAGCCGCCGGCCAACCCCGTCCTGCCCAAGCAGGAGCCGGGCTCCCGGCCGTCCCGCCCGCTGCCGTACGCGCCGTTCGTCGACGGGGCCGGCACCCCCTCCACCGGGCGCTACACCCTCACCTTCAGCGGTGGCGACAAGGCCGGCGCCTGCTTCACCGTCACCGGGGGCAACCGCACCGACGGCCCGTGGACGTACACCACGGAGGCCGGCAAGAAGATAGCCGACACCTGGAACACCTCCTACTCCAAGGACGTGTACGACCTGTCGGTCTACGGCCCGAACGGCTTCCTGCGCTCCTTCAAGGGCGACGGCAAGAAGGCCGGTCCCGAGGTGACCGCCCGTCATGACGCGACCGCCGGCCGCCTCGTCCTCACCCTGACCAACCACGGCAGCACCGACTGCCACCTCACGGTCACCAACGCCTACGGCGGGGCGAGCGAGACCTACCCCGTCCGCGCGGGTGCCACCGTCAAGAAGCCGCTCGACCTGCGCGCCAGCAAGCGCTGGTACGACCTGTCGGTCACCTCCGACACGGACAAGTCCTTCCTGCGCCGGTTCGCCGGCCATGTGGAGAACGGTGAGACGGGCGTGAGCGACCCGGCGATCATCACGGGCTGAGCCGGCGGACGACGCACGTCCGGCTCGCCGCATCCAGCACGGGGCACCCGTCCGTCCGGCGGGTGCCCCGTCGCATGTCCCGGGCCGGCCGCGGGCGGGGTCCGCCGACCCACCGGCGGCCACCTGCCGTCAGTCGGTCAGCCGTAGCTGCAGCCAGCACGAGAGCCGCACGTCCGGCTGGTCGAGGTCGATCCCGAACAGCTCACGGGCGCGGCGCAGGCGGTACTTGAGGGTGTTGGGGTGGACGGTCAGCCGCCGCGCGGCCTCGCCGACATTGCCGACCGCGTCCAGCCAGGCCAGGACCGACGCGGCGTAATCCGTGTGGCGGGCCCGGTCGTGCTCCCGCATGGCCTCGATGCCGGGGTGGCGCAGCCGGGGACGGCGCTCCAGCGCGTCGGCGCAGTGCAGCAGCAGGACCCGGGCGTGTACGTCGCCGAGCGCCGCGACGCCGGGAGCGCGGGCATCCTCGGTCGTCACGCGGAGGATGTCGTCCACCTCCGCACGCAGCGCGGGCAGTTCGGCGGGGTCGTCGGCGGGGCGGCTGACGGCGCAGCGCAGCGGTGTCTCCAGGGTGCGGCCGAGCGCGGCCACGGCCTGCTCGGACAGCCGGCGGGCCTCGGCCGGTCCGGCGCGGGGCAGCAGGGGTGTAGACCGTGCGGCCGACGGTGGCCACGGCCGCCTCGCCGTGCACCGCGGCCCAGTGCCGGGCGGCCGCGGCACC from Streptomyces caniferus carries:
- a CDS encoding phosphocholine-specific phospholipase C; this encodes MPELNRRRFLQIAGATAGVSALSGSIARAAAIPAKRRSGSIDDIEHVVVLMQENRSFDHYFGSMKGVRGFGDPRPLILENGKSVWHQPDGSQDVLPYHPDAENLGMQFIEGLNHDWAGGHKAWNDGKYDSWIPAKGTGTMAHLTRKDIPFHYALADAFTICDSYHCSIIGATDPNRYYMFSGHVGNDGSGGGPVLGNEEAGYSWTTYPERLQKAGVSWKIYQDIGDGLDANGKWGWIEDAYRGNYGDNSLLFFNQYRDAKPGDPLYDKARTGTNAKQGDGYFDRLKADVKADKLPQVSWVAAPEAFSEHPNWPANYGAWYVSQVLDALTSNPEVWSKTALLITYDENDGYFDHVLPPFPPASADQGKSTVDSKLDSFGGNATYSAGPYGLGQRVPMLVVSPWSTGGYVCSEVFDHTSIIRFLERRFGVHEPNISPWRRAICGDLTSAFDFGLENTKPAALPATDGFQPPDNERHDSYVPKPPANPVLPKQEPGSRPSRPLPYAPFVDGAGTPSTGRYTLTFSGGDKAGACFTVTGGNRTDGPWTYTTEAGKKIADTWNTSYSKDVYDLSVYGPNGFLRSFKGDGKKAGPEVTARHDATAGRLVLTLTNHGSTDCHLTVTNAYGGASETYPVRAGATVKKPLDLRASKRWYDLSVTSDTDKSFLRRFAGHVENGETGVSDPAIITG
- a CDS encoding PucR family transcriptional regulator, translated to MAALGRTLETPLRCAVSRPADDPAELPALRAEVDDILRVTTEDARAPGVAALGDVHARVLLLHCADALERRPRLRHPGIEAMREHDRARHTDYAASVLAWLDAVGNVGEAARRLTVHPNTLKYRLRRARELFGIDLDQPDVRLSCWLQLRLTD
- a CDS encoding VOC family protein, with protein sequence MSATPRPAPAAVQPVIVTPDLDRLQAFYTGLLGAEEFTRVPEEGPVFFVGLRLDGSELGLVADPGVATGTPTRILLSFAVADVDALLDRVEPLGGTVRGPANDMPWGMRVAHVQDPDGNAVNLTQPV
- a CDS encoding isochorismatase family protein; this translates as MTATEPATAGTAQTETGTEIETASDAGTAPGPGPGTGSAPGAPAGPVRPVEALLLVDLQSAFVAGGEAVPDAARVLDRSRALLARARAAGALVVHLQNDGAPGTVDEPHTPGWRLHLPVAPGPRETVVRKTGDDGFDGTPLGALLTDAGVEALTLCGVLSEMCVSATARTALARDFRVVLPHDAHATYDVPAAPGIGESVPAALASRAAEWALGDDVEIVARAAEVTFTAARPGCGTGSRAGSRTER
- a CDS encoding serine hydrolase domain-containing protein; this encodes MGPAIVDGRCAPGFTGVREAFERNFSEHGDIGAAVTVTVEGEAVVDLWGGRADAAGTRAWERDTLVNVYSTSKGMTALCAHLLVDRGELDLDAPVVRYWPEFGQAGKQDIPVRWLLSHRAGLIAPREPLPAGYAYDWDAVCATLAATPPWWEPGTAQGYHAVTFGYLVGEVVRRVTGQSLGAFLRSEITGPLDAGVFIGTPAEEHARCADMVGQLDAARLAEQFPGAPTPPFRALSDHPLAVVMLALTSIPTGDVNSAAYRSAEIPAGNAHASAHGLATVYGALAGGKLVGPGTLEAMRRSQSRPGERDLTIDALAPAGREHRWGLGYMLNHEGQAGPNPGAFGHGGAGGSYAFADPENRLSYAYTMNKYGGGTTGDDPRNRGLVRAVYRALEETRR
- a CDS encoding molybdopterin-dependent oxidoreductase, whose product is MSAPPPRPSSPSPLPSASPPPSSASPSPWRSPLRGPRLTALLGIVLLAGITLLFVTGLLSYAAYNPDLAGGVNDKTPDKGLLGFYLFSWPTGPTWLYRLTQGLHVTVGIALVPVLLAKLWSVIPKLFTLPPARSPGHALERLSLLLLVGGALFEFVTGILNVQLEYVFPGSFYPLHFYGAWVFMGAFAVHVVLRLPRTVRALRERTDPDAAADDTGLVAARPDRPTMTRRGALGLVGAGSLLLFTTTAGQSLGGWWRRTALLAPHGGREPDSGPNGFQINKTAAAVGIRTRETGEDWRLTVEGGGRRVRIGRAELLALPQHTAALPIACVEGWSTGDQQWSGVRLRDLAALVGLGDRPPGVLVESLQLHGAFRRAALRDNQVRDPRSLLALRVGGAELSPDHGYPARIIVPAAPGVLQTKWVARLTFGEW
- a CDS encoding MarR family winged helix-turn-helix transcriptional regulator, giving the protein MGHDAQRAPRQAGSAAPGEDLDHDVEEVIAAVLTASRLLVGISARALGRTAPSLTLPQLRALVVLDGRGPVKLAALAGALGVNPSTAMRMVDRLEAAGSVTRQTNPGNRREVVLTLTEEGRRLVERVLAGRHTEIAEIVARLPAAQRAGLIDSLRALTDAAGEPPVAPRPAPPPEAAAP
- a CDS encoding class I SAM-dependent methyltransferase, with the translated sequence MAQSGNQRAGGRGRARPKGSIATGNARQAEAWDGEEGKYWAEERERYEARYRHLTPHLMAAAGLRAGSRVLDVGCGNGGTSLAAARVATDGSVLGVDLSGQQLSTARQRATAAGLRQVTFEQADAQVHRFGRGAFDVALSRFGVMFFAAPEAAFGNIAHALRPGGRLAFLCWRRLRENAYLTVPAGAIAPYAQPPDLDAPGTPGSFSLADADRIRKLLDGAGFDEISVGPVDEPMWMGADPDDATAHQLGIPDWRAVLAGASGEARGAARAALRRAMAEHHGPGGVSLGCAAWLVTGRRR
- a CDS encoding ATP-binding protein: MTLPGDRHYTVELHASAERVPQIRRILAAHLRYWDLELHIPPVCRGVAELLTNVHRHIGPDARCVVELRWSGRHLTASVADGGPRLPKLRSAACGGLSTVAALSDSWGTCGTPDGKVIWFTRRVEATRSSRLTSRTPLRSVPDAKGQPVVPPAVPVEPLVEPVPEAAAEVTAGAAPAASEVSFA